GCCATACTGGTCATCTGCTAGCAAGTACGAGGTTATGTGTGGTCTAAATAAGTATGTTGTGGATCTGGCTACTGGTGAATGTTCTTGCAGGAAGTGGCAAATGAGTGGGATTCATTGTACTCATGCCATCAGCTGCATCACCTTCAAGGGCCTTAATTTGGAGTCATATGTGGATGACTGCTACAAGGAGGCCTACATCATGTGCTACCAGGAGGTCATACACCCTCTAAACGGCCAGGAGCTATGGGAGAGGACTCAATATGATGATGTCATCCCGCCTCCATACAGGAAGCCAAGCCACAGACCGGTGAAGAAGAGGAAACGAAGGGCTACAGATGAAGACAACAGAAGCCAGACTCACATGTCACGGAGGGGAGAAGTCCAAAGATGCTCCAACTGTGGTGGAGTGGGACACAAGAAGAGCAGCTGCAGCCAGCCTAAGAAGAGGGTAAGAGGGTTTGTGATATGCTATTCTAGGGTTCAGTTACCATTATGATTGCCATCTATTTAATTTAACTACTATATGATGTGTGTGTAACTGTCTCTATGATTTACATTTTGTTTGTAGGCTCAAAGTTCAACCAAAAGAGCTAAGAAGAATGCACCTAAGCTGGCACCTGGTCAGACAGTTTGGAGAGGGAGAAAGAGGAATACTACACCATCACCAACCAATCTGCTAGCATCTCATACCAGGAAAACCCCTCACAAGGCCCAAGAAACGTGAAGCCCAGCCCACCACAGAAGCACCATAGCCCAAGAAAGCTTCCACTAAGCCCAAGAAACCTTCCACTCAGCCCAACATCCTGGCCCAACCCAAGAACAAGGCTGCATCAGCTACAACCTCCACTAGCAACAAACAGCCCCCTAGCCAGCCATCtatgaggaagagaaaattttCTGTCATTCAATGCAGTGCACCTCATCTACCCCTGCAGAAGCTGAGGTTGATGGCCAAGTTACCTCCATCTCAGTGGGAAAATCTTTAGGATTTGaatgtgaaatttttttttttgacttttGTGTTAATGTTTTGCAAGCAGTGTTTTTAATTTTGGTACTGGCTATTTACATTAAGAGCATTGCCTTAGTTACATTGGTTTGATTACTATATTTTAGTATTAAGTTCCTAAGGACACTTGAAGTGTTGCTTCTCCGTTTTTTGATACTAGGCATGTGGATGCAAACAGTTTATTTGTGTATGTTTTAACTAGTCATCCAATGAAATATGCCATTATTAATTACTGAATTTTCAGATCTTGTACTCAATGCTTTTCTGCTTTGCTCAAAAACTACATTTACATTACAAAATAACACAGCTCCACCATTAAAGAAGGTGACAATTTGGGCAACATTAAACAGTACTTTCCTTCAATAATTCAAACAGTTTCAAACATGCTACACACCTAAACCATTGTAACATCACAGAATACCCTCAAACTCTACCCACACAAGACAGGAAACCTCATAACATTCCCTACCAAATCATCTATAACCTAGGTGCATTCCATTCGGGTGCTTTAAGTTGTAATGATTCTGcagaaataagaacaaaaacCCAACCCACCCAGCAATACATAGAGCAACCACAACCCAAAGCTTCGTCTCCACCTCCTTCAATCTTGCCTTTAATTTCGTTATCTTCCTCCTATTTCTAGCAAATTCAACCTCTTGCTGAACACCTCCAGGTTCCGGATCTGCCCATCTGAAGAAATCACAGCCATCCTGAACCTAACAGGAGCCACAGAAACATATGAAGAAATCTCAAATTCTCAGACCCACAATAGCAAAATAGGAAGAACACTTTACCTCATAGTATACACAACCCCAAAATCTTCGTCCCGGGATATCCTTCATCGATGAAGTTCGCAAAATCGGCCTCTCACCATGGCCACAAAGCAACTCCTTTACATCTGAACGAAAACGTGAGGCTCTTGAGCTCTAGGAAGCCATGGACGCCACTGTCTCCTGAACCCTAGCCATCGACCGTCAGCAGTAGCTGCCATCGTTATTCTTCCCTCCCCTGCACTTCACATTCATTCACTTTCTTGATTTAATCcttctattattatttatttatattaattaacgTTTCCAATATCCGTTAAAACGGTCGTAACTAAACCTAACGACCACATGGGTAAAATCGTCCAAGGAatgattttaaaacaaactggAACCTCAGGGACCTTTTTGTTGCGAAAAAAAGTCGAGggacaaaataaatttttggcccctacgttagggaccaaaatcatacttatccCTAATTATTAAGTATAGTTATCGAACTTTCTATTGCCTAATGCAAAAGCAACCCAACAAGCAAAAACTAACTTAGCTTGCATGCACAAACCCTTCCTAACAAGTAACAATTACTTCCCTAGCAGCTGCTAACGACCTTTTACTAACATTACATTCAACTTAATCCCTGGAAAAAAAAATAGTCAACTTATTCAAATAACTACACATTTATTTATCGAAGAATAATCTATGTATACAATAGCATTTTATCCAGTGTAGAGCCAATAGTTTATATGCAGAGACAACtcgtttttttttaattgactCATGATAAAAACGTTAAAAGTACTAGCATGCCAATAGAAATTAACATACTTGTTGGGTTTTGTTATCCAGATTTTTTTGCagatttaaatgaaaaaatttacttattgcaaaaaaaagaattttaattagtttgataTCTAATATCTGAGATTGAAACCTACTATTCTCTTGCGGATATCAATTTTATCATGTATTAAagtcttctatttttttttttttgttatgatgaagaagaaaatttttttatatttttttttaaatgaaataaaaatgaaattgacTTGCAAATTATTCAAATACTTCAAAAGTAAATAAACTTAATTGAAATATAAAGTTTGTTacaaagtaaaataaaagaaaataaaaaacaaactttgaatataaaatttgattgaACTTAAACTTGTTGAAAGAATAAAttgcataaataaaaattataagaattgtgaaaaaaaaaaaagtataaaagaTATGGAAGAAATTCTATAAAAAAAGAACTTGTGACAGACTCAGAAAGTCGCTGGAAATATGAGTGTGCGTGAGTTTTGTATGTGGAGGATTCCAACCTCTTGCTCTTCGGttgtttttctatttatagACACCTTCGACTAATCCTTTTTTGACACGTCATCATATACCGTTATCTCGTCAATAACCATTCCCGCCAAAGACACTACACTTTTGtgacatcaacctcctcttcgaCCATATCCTTTTAACATGTCACTATGCCAGTGACATCTTGATACCGGAATATTCAAACTTTTTGGCGTTTCACATCTGTCTTTTGATTGAATCTTTCTCATCGACCTCGACACCAAATGACATTGACACACCTTTGTCTTTGCTTGAATCTTTCTTGTCGACATCTACACAAAATGACTTCAACCCAAATTTTGTCGAGTAACAACTTCAATAGAGTATGTAATTTGTACTTGGAACTCTAAGTACATAACCGCTTCCAAAGTGATTCCAATCTATATTGAAAATTGATTgacaatataatattttttatacttgaCAATGATCGAAGTTTAAACTTGTTAAACACTAATCTGTCAAAAAATtctatgaatattttttatataacagattttttagttttatgtttattttttgaatattaaTATGATTTAAAACAATGAAGATTTGTATGCTattattttcataaatataATTGTATATAAGTCttcacttttaaaattaaaaataatgttgTGTTTGTTTAATTGTATTGTGTGGATTTAACTATGATTCTTTTAAATTATACTCTTTGCTATTATTCAACCACtgaaatatatttatttattcattattaTTGGATTCGAACTCGAGTACAGCGTATTAAGAAACACATGAATTACCACATCACCTAAGGTCTCACCGGCAAGTCTTTCTAAGTGCTTAAATATTAGTctagcataattttttttattcaaaaacaGGGCTTTTCAGCCCAACAAAAGAAAACAGAAGCTCAAAAAACTACAAAGTAGACACTGAGCGGGGTATAGCAACCCCTCTGCAACCATCAAACAAAAAGTTTCTTATCTCTGCAGGCGGTGTGTCAATGAAGTGATATCCTGGATCAGTTTCCAAACTCTTCTTTGCAAGCCAATCAGTTACTATGTTTCCTTCTCTTAAATTGTGCCTGAACTGTACTTTCCATTGCATTTTTATCCAATTATTTATCTTTCTAATTACTGAATTTGGGTGTTTATTTCTTTTAGAGTCCCGCTAGGGAGACAATGAAGTATCTATACAATATATACAATGGAATTTTAATTTGGCccattttaagataaaaatgaaaataaatcatTATTTACCCTAATTGAAACCCTCAATTTCAAATTATCCCCCATTTACCTGTTTTGACCGTCAATAACCCTCTccccacccccaccccccaAAATCCTACACTATCGCTGCTCAACCTCCCCCGAACCCTCTCGCTGCCACCTACACCTGCAACCTGCCGCAGCTCGGACAAGAATTGCATCACCAACCCCTTTTATAGCACCCAGCTTCTACACCCGTACCCGGCCATTGGAAGCAACCACGGCACACCGTTCTGGGCTGAACATCCCAGCCTTGCGTCCCCTCGTGCCGTGGACCAGTCATCGGCGTCGACCCGAACAGCAGCACCCGGACCTGCTTCCCACGCATCATCTCTGCGTCAGCCTGCTGTCACGATCCTGCCTCCTGCGTCGAAGAGTTGATGCCGTGACCATTCGACAGTCTAGGGTCTCGTTAGTGTTAAAGCCCCCATCTCCGACCGTCTTCAATCATCTTCGGTTAGTGGGTTAATTTCCTTTTTTCAAGATTCATCTTTCTGTTGCTTCGTGTTCTAGACACAGTTTAGCCTGCTGAGATGTTTGATTGTACATGGTGAACACGCGAATACATGCAATTTTAGTAAGTAGGAACATGATGAATAAGATGTTTGCTGAGATTGTTGAAATTGATTTAAGCATAGCCCGGGAAAGTTAGCAAAATTTAGGTAATCTGGTTCAAATAGCAGAATATTTTTTACTTGCCTAGTTGTCCTTTGCATGCAGTGTGACGTAAGCAAGCTGACCATTGTCTATCTGTAATTGACCCCTAATTGGATGGTTACTTTAGCAAGATATCGGATGGTTGGTTTTGATgatatatctttttctttttctgcatATATGTTGTCTGTTTGTGCTGTTGGTGGttgtattgaattttaattaagaatgtaataattgaataaaagttcttaatttgttagatgtttattatcaattaaaatagatgttcattttactatgTATACTGATGGTTCATTTATTCAAAAAGTGGATGTTATTTTACTTATAATATTGATCTTTTGCATTGATTTGCTGAATTCTGCATGTACATGCTCCAttagtttcttttgttaagtGGTTTGGGAGTAATGAAGAAGATTTGGATTAGACTTAGTTTATGTTTTCTTGAATTGAAGTTGGGTTTGAGTTAGGCTATTTAAATATGGTGCACATATAAAATTTTGGTTAATTTGTTAGATGTTTAGTATCAACTAAAACAGATGTTCATTTTCTTTAGAATAAGTTAGTTGGCTATAAAAGTGATTTGACTATCTCTTTGAGATTAAGGTACTATGTTCACTCTTAAAGTGAACAACAATTAAGTTATATAAACAGAACAAGAAATGatgttttttttctctcttacAGCTACTGAAAATCACAAAAGACAGCAACGTATGATGCAACAATAAAGTTGCTGTTGTATGATTTTGGTGGTCACAACCCAGAATTTGTAGTCCTGGGAACAGTCTTAGCACAAGGGGAAAGGTTGCATGACACTCACCAAACCACACAATTGCACAGATGCATGCACTGGGTTGCATGCTCAGTCTTGTcaatgaatgcatgaaatttcaTGATCGATCTACTGATTTATAATGTCTAATCATGCATTCAAATGATGTAGTGATCCATTAGAAGGTTAAAGGTCTTCAATAGAAAATAACATGACATATAACATGTCTCATAATATGATATTTTGAATTAAGATAAGAAAAACAAGTTTAATTTACATATGTTTACAAGTGATACTGAGAATTCAAGATAAACCTGCCAGCATTAAAGAAGTCCTTGAGTTCTTGATGAAATATCTTGAATTGCTCCACAAATGCTTGATTATATTCCCCTGGGTTCTTTGTGATTTTAGCAAGCATAGCTTCTGTTGCAACCAAATCTTCAGGACCACCATTTCGGTGAAGCTTGTTTTGTATAGTGTGCTTAATTTGTAACTGCCaaaaaagagcatgaaataggCAATCTATCATACATTAAACTGAAATGGGATTACATACTTGAGGTACTGTGGAAAAATAACCTTGAGGTCATATGGGATGTCATTCCGGTGAGAAATATCTTCGAATCAGAGGAGCAGATTCTTGAAGAGCTTAATACTTGTCATCATGATGCAGCATTTCTTGACGATTCTTCTTATGTTAACACATTTTTAAATCTTGATGACTAACTGTTGACTTTTTAGTATTTCTCTAAACTATAAATTATATATCTCATGTAAATGttatgtaataaaaaaatttcttttaatttcaaattaagattttatttatttttcaatttaatatCAATGTTtacaaaaattctattttaatcTATACTTTCTAAACcataaaacaaaagaaacacACGTGGAGCATGCGGATGcaaaaaccagaaaattaaGTAAAGGACAAATGGTATATCTAAAATAAACATTCACTTTAAAAAGAAAGGAACAATTCGCATAGacagtaaaatgaacatccacattagttgataaaaaataactaaGCAATTGATCAAAAATACCACTCGTGCATCATGTTTAAATGGTATAACTAAAACTCAGCTTAAATTCAATCAAATTAAACTAAATCTAATTCaacttataaataaaaaaacttgcAGGCCATATGCAAACAAAACACAGGAAATCAAGTAAAGGACAAATAATATACCCAAAATAACCATCTACTCTAGAATGGAAAGAACCATCTGcaattataataaaatgaacatccgacTTATTTTAAATAGCTaaagaaaaatacaatttagtatttgttttgAAAATCTAAATGTTACATAACTCTGTTATAACTTAATCACTTATATATATCTAACTACAACAACTCCAAGCATACTTGAATTCAGTGAATGGTACACTAAATCCAATTCTACAATATGACCAAGTTTCGTCTCATCAGTTTCTAGCTCATTCACACCCGTAATTTTCACGATCTGCAAtcaaacacaaacaaaaaaaaCCAACCAAAGAAATTAAGTCACATATGGTACTATGACATAAATATCAGCAATATAAACCACTAAGAAAATAACTAACTTAAGCAGGATTAAGCATGTTAGtaaaattttagtttataatagGCACTATGCTCACTATTTTTTAACAAATGCTTATAATCAGgcaaaattatattaaattcaCTCCAAATCACATAAACATCTAAATTAGAATGAAAATAACTATGGACCTGcctagtaaaatgaacatccggCCTATATTAAAACTACTTTACACTAAgagtacatcaaaattaaattctataataTATATCTATGCTTCCTTTCATGAAAAAGAACCATTGGAGCTCCAAGCCATAGAAACAAAAACAGATAATGGATATATACAAAACACTATTCTCTCTAGAATATACATTATTTGCCGCCTATAACTTATATTTTCTACATTTTATTTATGTCAATTTAGTTAGACAATAGTATAAGATCTTATCTATGAGTTAAGACTTATTTAAAGACTATAACTCAAAGAAAccatcataaaataaaattctaaatagAAGAAACTAAAAAAGAAGCACTTGTACTACCTTTCCAAGAGTGAAAGCAAGGACTGCACAAGCAATACCAGCACCTACAATGATAATATCATCACATCCTTCTGAGACTTCTGGTGGAGTTCATGTACCATTTACTGATGTCTTTATACTTTGTGCATGTGTTGTTGCACTTGGAACACTGGATTTTCTCTTGTTTGATGCAGAACCGTACAAACAAGCACAAGCACCAAACCAAAAGCTATGACACTTCCAAAAATGAACATATAACCCATTGCCAAGAATAAGAACAAGGGATTGGTGAAACTGCGAGACATAGTTTGGGAAATAATGAAGAAAGATTAATGAGAACTAAGAATGGTGATACACCCTTTTTGTTCTATTGTTCCTGTGAGTCTTAACGTGTTacactcttttttttaatatctaaaaaacTTGCTTCAACAATAAATGTATACCAATGCCacataattaaaaaacaaatagcaacaacaataataaattaaccATATTAATATAAACACTCACACTGTTATGATTTAGTCCATCAACATTACAACTATAAATAGCTACAAAAAATGTTATATATAATAATGATTGTAAAGCACAACCAGCATCACAGTGGTTGAAAACCAATTTTAATGGCTCAAAACTTCAAAGAACGAGTGATGATGCATGTGATTATTTATGTTCAAAACTAACATGAATAAACTATTTCATTCAAATCACTCAATAAAACACGGTATGCACTTCTTAAAAATATACCAAATAATTGATAACATCTGAAATTTTAACCAAATTggtattttgataaaaaaaaatcacaaacaaGTGCATAACAAAATTTAAGCTCAAACATCAATAGAAATCGCATAAAACTGCACAATTGTAAATTATAATGCATCATGAGAATAGAATTTAAGTCAAATGCTGGCCATACATAAGAATTAAACAAAAGATTTCATTTAGGCATTTCATCGAACATATGGTGTGCATTAGGTGTAAACAGAGCATTCAGTTCAATAGAAGCAGCAATCAACCTATAAAATTCAGCGAGCAAACACATTCAATTTAGCAACAGATATTAACTAATCCTAAGTCTAATCtatatgcaaaaatcacaattaaaagcaatgaaataaataaaacagaaagaaccGGGGACAAGGAAAGGGATGGAACCTGCGTCGATGAAGGAGAGAAAGAAGAACGGAGGCTGGTGTCGCAGCGAACACCAAGCGTGAAGGAAACACTCAAATCGTGCGGGGGGACCGGTTGGGTAGCGC
The Arachis stenosperma cultivar V10309 chromosome 7, arast.V10309.gnm1.PFL2, whole genome shotgun sequence genome window above contains:
- the LOC130939525 gene encoding uncharacterized protein LOC130939525; the protein is MSDQQKGLLSAFEEVIAGVDNRFCVRLLYSNFRKKFPSLELKNKMWSLVNNMSESFNAVLVEASEKPIVSMLEDIRVYMMTRWAANRERVLNYLGNIMPMIKKKLEKRASLARDWRPYWSSASKYEVMCGLNKYVVDLATGECSCRKWQMSGIHCTHAISCITFKGLNLESYVDDCYKEAYIMCYQEVIHPLNGQELWERTQYDDVIPPPYRKPSHRPVKKRKRRATDEDNRSQTHMSRRGEVQRCSNCGGVGHKKSSCSQPKKRAQSSTKRAKKNAPKLAPGQTVWRGRKRNTTPSPTNLLASHTRKTPHKAQET